The Acholeplasma laidlawii PG-8A DNA window AAGTAGGGTGACTCTTACAAACGATAGATAATGTCTAATTTCTTCAATTAACTTCTCATGTAATATGATATATCTATCTTTCTTACCCTTACCATGGATAAGTATTTGACCACTCGATAAATAAATATCTTTAATTTCTAAATTGATGAGTTCACTTGCACGAACACCACAACTATATAGTAAATCTAAAATGACTAGATTTCTATAGCCTAAGGGCTTGGATGTGTCAATGGAATCAAATAGATAATTAATTGCCTCTTCATCAATAATATGGGGTAGTGTTTTAGCTACTTTAGGCGCTTTGATGTCACTAAAGATATTTTCTTCTATAAGTTCTTTAAATATTAAATAATTATAAAAGTTCTTTAAACTAGATAGTTTTCTAGCGATTGTTTTTTTCTTAAAGTCTTGGTTATCTAAATAAGATATATAGTTACGTGCTAAACGAGGTCGTCTAGCACCTAATAAATCTTTGGCTAGTCCCTCTTTAATTAAAAAGTCTTCAAACCCTTTGACATCGTTGATGTAACTTATAGCTGTGTGTTCACTAAAGTTCTTTTCAATGATGAGGTAATCTTTGTAATCAGAGATAATATCCATATTAGATACCTCCTTCGATATATTCCTTTAGTGCATGCATTGAACGATCATAATACATTTGTTTTCTTACAGTTTTATGTGCTTCTATTTGATCAAATAAACCAAAGTTTGCATTCATAGGTACAAAGTATTGATGGTAGTTTGAAATATAACGTGCCATAGCACCCATCATTGTATCTACTGGTAAAGGTCTAATTTCACCTTTGGTTAATAAATTATGTAAGTTGATTGCAACATTTAATCCAGATGCAGCAGATTCAATATAACCTTCTACACCAGAAATTTGTCCAGCAAAGAACCATTTTGGAATATCTCTTACTTGGAATGCGTTATTTAAATGTTTTGGAGATTCTAAATACGTATTTTTATGAATGACACCATATCTTAATATTTCAGCATTTTCTAAACCAGGTATCATTTGAATCACTCGTTTTTGATCGCCCCACTTCATGTGGGTTTGAAAACCAACCATATTATACATTGTCTTATTGACGTCATCTTGTCTTAATTGAACAACTGCATAAGGTTTTTCACCATTGGGTTTCGTTAAACCAACTGGTTTAAGTGGACCAAAGCGTAGTGTATCAATACCACGTTTACCCATGTCTTCTACGGGCATACAACCTTCAAATACATTATTTTCAAAGTCTTTAGGTGCGACTGATTCTGCAGTCATTAAAGCCTTATAGAACTCTAAATATTCTTGTTTGTTCATTGGACAGTTAATATATGCAGCTTCATCTTTATCATATCTAGATTTTAGATATGCAATATCCATGTTGATGGATTTTGCATCAATAATTGGTGCAACCGCATCAAAGAAGTTTAAACTCTCTAAATGTAGATGATCTTGGATTTGTTTTGAGAGTAAATCAGATGCTAGAGGTCCTGCTGCAATAATGGTATATTCATTTGGATCTAGTGATGTAACTTCCTCATGAATGACTTCAATATTTTCATGGCTTTTAATCTTTTCAGTTACATATTCAGAAAACAAGTTTCTGTCTACTGCAAGACTACTACCTGCAGGTACTTTATGAATATTTGCTGCTTCTAAAATAAGTGAGTTAAAATGTGTCATTTCAACTTTTAAAAGACCCACAGCATTCAGTGGATCGTTTGATCGAAATGAGTTTGAACATACTAGTTCTGCAAAGTTTTTAGTCACATGAGCAGGTGTATTCTTTTTAGGTCTCATTTCATATAGTTTTACTTTGTAGCCTTTATTTGCTAAATAATAGGCTGCTTCACTACCGGCAAGTCCGGCTCCTATAATTTTTATCATATTTTCACCACCTTGATTATAACATGAAACTTTTGTTTATATTTTGGTATAATTGTAATAAAGAAAAAATACTTTAGAATCAAGGAGATGAAATATATGAAGTTAAAAGCCTATATGGCAGAGTTTATTGGAGCGTTCGCTCTAGTTTTAGTGGGTTCAACCGCTGCAGTATTAAACTTAGAATTATCTAGTATTGCCTTAGCATTTGGACTTATTCTTATGGCTATGATTTATGCAGTAGGTTCCACATCAGGAGGTCACTTTAATCCTGCAGTATCGTTTGCGATGGCACTGACTAAAAGATTATCTTGGAAAGATTTTGGAATGTATAGTTTCTTCCAATTACTTGGTTCCTTAATCGCAGTGTTATGTTTAGTACCATTTGTTGGTGACTTATCTAATTTAGGTGCTAACCAAATATTTGGTGACTTTGGTGGTCAAACAGGCATCTTAATTTTATTATTAGGTGTCTTAGTTGAAGTGATTGGTACATTCTTATTTGTCTTTGTGATCTTGCGTGTTACAAAAGAACCAAATCTAAAGAGTCTTGCAGGTTTAATCATTGGTTTAACACTTGCAGCACTTATTTATTTTACAGGTCCTCTTACAAATGCAAGTTTAAACCCAGTGCGTTCGATCTTCTCAGGACTATTTCAAGGTGGTAAAGCATTAGAACAAGTTTGGATATTTATTGTAGGACCTATGATTGGTGCATTTCTAGCTGCTGTTGCTGCACCGTATTTTGATCAAGTGCCTGAAGAAAAGGCTTAACATATTATGTATAGAAAACATCTATACTTAATCAGTTTAATTCTACAAAGCATTCTACTTCTATTATTTATTATTTTTTTAGTGGATACCTTAGTTAGATATCCAAATGGTGTAAGAGTGAGTGACTTTATATTTGCATTCCTATACTTAATTGTTTTACTACTTTTTACAATCTACCACTATAGAAGTCCATATCACGAAATGAAGTCTGCTATCTATCTAGCCATCTACTACATTTCACCCATCATCATTATCGGTTTGTTTTATTTATTAGACCCTACTTCATCAGTGGGTACATATGATACCCTTGATATGTTTATCTTTAGTGTTTATGCACTTAACGGACTTATTCATTTACTCACCATTGTTGGTAAAGAATTCTAATTCTAACAAAAAAAGCATTTGACTTAAAACTTTAATTAGTTTATCAAATGCTTTTTATTTTATGTGTTTTTAGTTCGCTTTTGTTCGAAAAACTCCATATATAGTGGTTCTAATCTGGTATTCACAGTAAATGTCACATAACTGATAATGATAATGTTAACCGGCATCATAATGAGTCTTAGTGGTAGATTTGCTGTTGCATAAGCAATTGCACTATCTAAATTATTAGAATACGCATAGCTACTTAAGAAACTTGCGAGTGTAGAAAAACTAGTTGCCATGATATGTGATGCAATGACAGCAATCAAAATACGAACCCAGCCTGACTTTCTTCTTGCGATGAGATAAGGAATCACACCCCAACTAATAGCTTGTAGTGCAAACATAAAGTCATATGCAAATTGAGAGCCCCCTGCAAAAAAACCTACTGCATCTGAAATAAAGCCCATCATACCACCATAGATTGGGCCTAGTACAATCGAACCTACTACAAGTGGGATTGCATAAAAGGGAAACCCAAAGCTTTGATTTGCTGGAACAATCGATTTAAATAATATATCTAGCACAATCGATAGTGCTGTTAAAACTGCAGCAAGTGTCAGTTTCCTTAAATTTTGTTTAACCATTAAAAAAGACCTCCTTAGTCGAGATCCACTTAAAATATAAAAGCGGATCAGAAATATACACCGCCATAAATACTTATGTTCGTTCAACTAATCATCCACTAACCAGTTGACACTTGACGCATATACCTCTAAATGAAATTATATCTATTATACATTATTTAATATGCCAGTCAACTGGATTGACATGATGCATCATTAAATAATGGTTTGCTTTTGAAAAAGGTTTAGAACCAAAGAATCCTAATCTTGCTGAAAAAGGTGATGGGTGTACACTTTCTATCACCATGTGTTTGGGGTTCGTTAAAAGTGGTTTAATGTCTTTTGCTTGATTCCCCCAAAGGATAAAGACAATCGGTTGATTTAATAAATTGATATGTCTAATCATTTGGTGTGTAAAGATTTCCCACCCTTTATTCTTATGAGAAAGTGGTTTAGATGCTTCAACAGTTAAGACCGTATTAAGCAACAAAACACCCTGCCTAGCCCAGGATGTTAAATCACCTTTTGTTGATATATCGATATTTAAATCATCTTTTAATTCTTTATATATGTTTTTTAAGCTTGGTGGTAGTTTTTCATTTAATGTTGAAAAACTTAAACCATGCGCTTGGTTTGGTCCATGATATGGATCTTGACCAAGGATAACAACTTTAAGATTATTTACAGAAGTATATAAAAACGCATTAAACCAATCCTTTTTTGGTGGATATATCGTTTCAGTTAAAGAACGCTCATCCAAAAAAGACATGAGATTTTTAAAATACGGCTTTATTAGTTCTTCATTCATCCAGTTTGTCCACATTGGTATTTGTATCTCCATTTAGGTTTTCATCAGGTGTGTTTGTTTCACCTAATTTTTCTTGTTTTTTATGTTTGTCATATTGATAAAGGACAATGAGTCCGATCACTAATCCAATATTGATAATAATCACTGCAACACCATAAGGGGATGTAATAAATGCAGAAACCATAGACATTTTTATGGTTGACTGGTGACGTCCAATAATATCTTCTGGTTTTAATCTATAAATTTCCGTTGAAGATCTTCGCCACTCATCTAATCTACGAAGTTCTGGTGCTAGATTATATTGTGAGTGTGGGTAGGTAAGAATATAACCTTCATCGTCAATATCATAAAAGTGATGTGTTACAACATCCCTTATATACATACCTACTCTACTGTTATAAAAGTATGTTTCAAAGATAATGATGTCACCATCTTCGAAACTTTCAACATCGGTATCTTTTACAACAACAATATAATCCCCCGTCATAATTAACGGTTCCATAGATTCTGATACAACACGGTACCAACCAATGCCAAATACTTTAACCAAGCCGTTTGGAATAAATAAGGATACTGCAATGACAATCAGTAAAAAGAATGTAATACCGTAATATAAGATATTCTTGATTAAACGGATATACTTAGATTTGTTTTCCATTCACTTTAGCCTTTTCTTGTTTATTTTTGATGGTTTTTAAGCGAATAAACTCTTCTTGGTCTTCAGCTTCTAGTCTTTCTTTAATCCAATGGATATCTTTATCGAGGTTTGGTAGTATGACATTTTTTAATGCATTATGTCTTTTTTTAGTTTGGCGGATTGCATTGGCTAATCTATAGAGTGTAGACTCTAATTTTGCAAGTTCTACGGTTAAATCTCTAGCATCTTGAAATGTTTTGTATGCATAGTCAAATTTAGAGTTTGTAGCACGTAATCCATAACTTAAACGTATATTAGGTTTTTCATATAATATCACTGGTAAGTCCACACCCATTAAAGAACGGTAAGTGACTTGTAGGTTTTGGTCAATTGGAATTGCTTTAGCAATCTCACTGACAATACCTAGTGTGATATTTGCATCTTGTAATGCTTGATATGCCTTTTTATAAGTTTGTTGTAGTTTGGCACGTACCTCTGTAATATCCGTGACTAAAGTTAATACTTCTTGTATTAAAATATTTTTCTTTCTATCTAATAAAACCTCTCCATTTTTAGCGAGGGCTTCTTTAGCTTTAAGATGTATTAGGTTACCTTTAGTTGGAATTACTTGGCTCATAAATTATTAGTTCTTTCCAAGCATGCGCTCAATTGTGTCATTGTCATTTAATTCAAATCTTGCATATGCTTTTTCTTTGTTAATATATTGACTAATTTGATCTCTGCTTAGTCGGTTTAATTGATCTTCTGGTAATAGACTTAATAAATCCCATCCTAAATCTAATGAATCACCTAAACGTCTAGATTCTTCACCTTGATTAATAAAGTGGGTTTCAAATAATTTACCAAACATCATAAAGTGTTGATCACTTGTACTAAGTTCATCTTCACCAATTACTTGGCTAAGTGCTGTAACTTCATTATATTTTGCATACGCAGCAAGTAATTGGTCTGCTACGATTGCATGGTCTTTTCTCGTATAATCTGCACCAATACCATCTTTCATTAAGCGTGATAGTGATGGTAGTACACTAATCGGAGGGAAAATACCTCTTTGTTTTAATTGTCCATCTAATACAATTTGACCTTCTGTAATATATCCAGTTAAGTCAGGAATTGGATGTGTAATATCATTATTAGGCATTGTTAAGATTGGAATTTGAGTCACTGAACCAGATTTACCTTCAATCATACCAGCACGTTCATATAGGGATGAAAGGTCTGAATACATATATCCAGGATATCCTTTACGTCCAGGAATTTCACCTTTAGAAGATGAAAATTCTCTTAGGGCTTCACAGTAGCTTGTCATGTCCGTCATAATAACTAATACATGATAGTCTTCATGGAATGCTAAATATTCTGCAGTTGTTAATGCTGCACGAGGTGCTAAGATACGTTCAACAATTGGTTCAGATGCTGTGTTTAAAAACATAGCAACTCTATCCATAACATGTGCTTGTTCAAATTGTGATTTAAAGTATTGTGCTACGTCGTGTTTAACACCCATAGCTGCGAATACGATACAGAACTTTTCATGTTCTTTTTCAGCAATTTTAGCATGTTTAACAATTTCTACAGCAAGTTCATTATGTGTTAAACCTGTTGCTGAAAAGATTGGAAGTTTTTGACCTCTAATTAAAGTAGCTAATGTATCAATAGATGAAATACCTGTTTGAATGAAGTTTTTAGGATATCTTCTAGATACTGGATTCATGGATTCACCATTGACATCCATACTTACATTGGAAAAGATTGGTCCTAAACCATCAATTGGTAGACCTGCACCGTTAAATGTGCGTCCTAACACTTCTTTAGATAAACCCATTCTTAATGGATGACCTAAAAATTTAGTGTATACATCTTTTAACATCATACCGTCAGTACCTTCAAATACTTCAACAGCTACGATATCACCCGATATTTCAATGACACGACCATGACGTACTTCATTGTTACCAATACGGATTTCAACGACTTCTTCATAACCAATATCTTTTGATCCTTCTAAAAAGATAATTGGACCCTTAATCGCTTTTAGACCTACATATTCTAAACTCATATTTAATTATCCTCTCTTTAGAAAATTGAATCAATCGTTTGATCAATTAGATGTTTTAACGTGTCAAATTGATCAGTTGGTTCATTTCCGATTTCATATTTCATTTGAATGACTTGATCAAATATACCTGATTTTAAGATTAGTGATAAAGCTTTACCTTTTTCAATAAATCTTAATGAACTATCATATAGGTATAAAATGGTTTCAATCATGTTTAATTGTTTATGTAGTGG harbors:
- a CDS encoding tyrosine-type recombinase/integrase — protein: MDIISDYKDYLIIEKNFSEHTAISYINDVKGFEDFLIKEGLAKDLLGARRPRLARNYISYLDNQDFKKKTIARKLSSLKNFYNYLIFKELIEENIFSDIKAPKVAKTLPHIIDEEAINYLFDSIDTSKPLGYRNLVILDLLYSCGVRASELINLEIKDIYLSSGQILIHGKGKKDRYIILHEKLIEEIRHYLSFVRVTLLSKGDDTNQQKLFINYKGGPLTVRGLRVILNQMIKDSGETYAIHPHMLRHAFATTMLNHGADLRVVQELLGHEHLKSTQIYTHVSKEQLKEKYMQTHPRNQHNEKTK
- the trmFO gene encoding methylenetetrahydrofolate--tRNA-(uracil(54)-C(5))-methyltransferase (FADH(2)-oxidizing) TrmFO; this encodes MIKIIGAGLAGSEAAYYLANKGYKVKLYEMRPKKNTPAHVTKNFAELVCSNSFRSNDPLNAVGLLKVEMTHFNSLILEAANIHKVPAGSSLAVDRNLFSEYVTEKIKSHENIEVIHEEVTSLDPNEYTIIAAGPLASDLLSKQIQDHLHLESLNFFDAVAPIIDAKSINMDIAYLKSRYDKDEAAYINCPMNKQEYLEFYKALMTAESVAPKDFENNVFEGCMPVEDMGKRGIDTLRFGPLKPVGLTKPNGEKPYAVVQLRQDDVNKTMYNMVGFQTHMKWGDQKRVIQMIPGLENAEILRYGVIHKNTYLESPKHLNNAFQVRDIPKWFFAGQISGVEGYIESAASGLNVAINLHNLLTKGEIRPLPVDTMMGAMARYISNYHQYFVPMNANFGLFDQIEAHKTVRKQMYYDRSMHALKEYIEGGI
- a CDS encoding MIP/aquaporin family protein, with product MKLKAYMAEFIGAFALVLVGSTAAVLNLELSSIALAFGLILMAMIYAVGSTSGGHFNPAVSFAMALTKRLSWKDFGMYSFFQLLGSLIAVLCLVPFVGDLSNLGANQIFGDFGGQTGILILLLGVLVEVIGTFLFVFVILRVTKEPNLKSLAGLIIGLTLAALIYFTGPLTNASLNPVRSIFSGLFQGGKALEQVWIFIVGPMIGAFLAAVAAPYFDQVPEEKA
- a CDS encoding folate family ECF transporter S component, whose amino-acid sequence is MVKQNLRKLTLAAVLTALSIVLDILFKSIVPANQSFGFPFYAIPLVVGSIVLGPIYGGMMGFISDAVGFFAGGSQFAYDFMFALQAISWGVIPYLIARRKSGWVRILIAVIASHIMATSFSTLASFLSSYAYSNNLDSAIAYATANLPLRLIMMPVNIIIISYVTFTVNTRLEPLYMEFFEQKRTKNT
- a CDS encoding uracil-DNA glycosylase, which translates into the protein MEIQIPMWTNWMNEELIKPYFKNLMSFLDERSLTETIYPPKKDWFNAFLYTSVNNLKVVILGQDPYHGPNQAHGLSFSTLNEKLPPSLKNIYKELKDDLNIDISTKGDLTSWARQGVLLLNTVLTVEASKPLSHKNKGWEIFTHQMIRHINLLNQPIVFILWGNQAKDIKPLLTNPKHMVIESVHPSPFSARLGFFGSKPFSKANHYLMMHHVNPVDWHIK
- a CDS encoding S26 family signal peptidase gives rise to the protein MENKSKYIRLIKNILYYGITFFLLIVIAVSLFIPNGLVKVFGIGWYRVVSESMEPLIMTGDYIVVVKDTDVESFEDGDIIIFETYFYNSRVGMYIRDVVTHHFYDIDDEGYILTYPHSQYNLAPELRRLDEWRRSSTEIYRLKPEDIIGRHQSTIKMSMVSAFITSPYGVAVIIINIGLVIGLIVLYQYDKHKKQEKLGETNTPDENLNGDTNTNVDKLDE
- a CDS encoding V-type ATP synthase subunit D, with the protein product MSQVIPTKGNLIHLKAKEALAKNGEVLLDRKKNILIQEVLTLVTDITEVRAKLQQTYKKAYQALQDANITLGIVSEIAKAIPIDQNLQVTYRSLMGVDLPVILYEKPNIRLSYGLRATNSKFDYAYKTFQDARDLTVELAKLESTLYRLANAIRQTKKRHNALKNVILPNLDKDIHWIKERLEAEDQEEFIRLKTIKNKQEKAKVNGKQI
- a CDS encoding V-type ATP synthase subunit B — encoded protein: MSLEYVGLKAIKGPIIFLEGSKDIGYEEVVEIRIGNNEVRHGRVIEISGDIVAVEVFEGTDGMMLKDVYTKFLGHPLRMGLSKEVLGRTFNGAGLPIDGLGPIFSNVSMDVNGESMNPVSRRYPKNFIQTGISSIDTLATLIRGQKLPIFSATGLTHNELAVEIVKHAKIAEKEHEKFCIVFAAMGVKHDVAQYFKSQFEQAHVMDRVAMFLNTASEPIVERILAPRAALTTAEYLAFHEDYHVLVIMTDMTSYCEALREFSSSKGEIPGRKGYPGYMYSDLSSLYERAGMIEGKSGSVTQIPILTMPNNDITHPIPDLTGYITEGQIVLDGQLKQRGIFPPISVLPSLSRLMKDGIGADYTRKDHAIVADQLLAAYAKYNEVTALSQVIGEDELSTSDQHFMMFGKLFETHFINQGEESRRLGDSLDLGWDLLSLLPEDQLNRLSRDQISQYINKEKAYARFELNDNDTIERMLGKN